The proteins below are encoded in one region of Sphingobacterium sp. R2:
- a CDS encoding serine protease, translating into MNQKEFFELADQYLRGELSAEEQAAFESFCAEHPSYAAQLQQHREFVAHMKETSHRIDFKNVLAQSAKEYHKTQSKTTKVVPMKQSTVISLWERIKASSLVAAVVAVFAVFGTLWLSGYYSNLEKASSDYSALRRDMNNVKKNVNAHNAAIKDINDKKSVKGAESQFGATGFMLTTDGYVVTNYHVVSGADSIYLQNNKGESYKAQIVHTDPSKDLAILYIADKNFKKVKSLPYTFKTSTSDLGEDIYTIGFPRDEAVYGQGYLSSSTGYAGDTIAYQISVPVNPGNSGGPVLDSRGNVIGIISGKQRGIDGAAFAIKTKSILNALAEIPTDSLVTGLKINKKNSLAGLPRTEQIKKMQDYIYMVKVY; encoded by the coding sequence ATGAATCAAAAAGAATTTTTCGAATTAGCAGATCAATATCTTCGCGGCGAATTATCGGCCGAGGAACAAGCTGCATTTGAATCTTTCTGTGCTGAACACCCCTCCTATGCTGCCCAATTACAACAACACCGCGAATTTGTTGCCCACATGAAGGAAACTAGCCATCGGATAGATTTCAAAAATGTATTGGCACAATCAGCAAAAGAATACCATAAAACCCAAAGTAAAACGACTAAGGTCGTACCAATGAAGCAGTCAACGGTGATTTCTCTTTGGGAACGTATCAAAGCCAGTTCTTTGGTCGCTGCAGTAGTCGCGGTATTTGCGGTATTTGGCACATTATGGTTGAGCGGTTATTACAGCAACCTCGAAAAGGCTTCTTCCGATTACAGTGCATTGCGTAGAGACATGAACAATGTCAAAAAGAACGTCAATGCCCACAATGCTGCAATCAAAGATATCAACGACAAAAAATCAGTGAAAGGTGCTGAAAGCCAATTTGGCGCAACAGGCTTTATGTTGACAACAGATGGTTATGTTGTCACTAACTACCACGTTGTTAGTGGTGCAGATTCGATTTACTTGCAAAATAATAAAGGCGAATCCTATAAAGCACAAATCGTACATACTGATCCTAGCAAAGACTTGGCTATTTTGTACATCGCTGATAAGAACTTTAAAAAAGTTAAGAGCTTACCGTACACATTTAAAACATCAACTTCAGATCTTGGTGAAGATATCTATACCATCGGCTTTCCGCGAGATGAAGCCGTATATGGTCAAGGATACCTAAGTTCATCAACTGGTTATGCCGGTGATACCATCGCGTATCAGATTTCCGTACCAGTCAATCCAGGTAATAGTGGTGGTCCTGTATTGGATAGCAGAGGTAACGTTATTGGTATTATTTCTGGAAAGCAACGTGGAATTGATGGTGCAGCCTTTGCAATCAAAACAAAATCAATCTTGAATGCGTTAGCAGAGATTCCAACGGATTCTTTGGTTACAGGGCTTAAGATCAACAAAAAGAATAGCTTGGCGGGTTTACCAAGAACAGAACAAATCAAGAAAATGCAAGACTATATCTACATGGTTAAAGTCTATTAA
- a CDS encoding sigma-70 family RNA polymerase sigma factor, translated as MSKFSKSVLLENDEQIIEGIKDGNSLAIDAIYKRYYPSISHMILQNNGREDEAKDIFQEAVIVLYDKVSKGNFELSSKLKTYLYSICRRLWLKQLNRAGFGNSDIRGYEDSLFEEEDLQQHQELEKKFDQMELALEKMGEPCKTILHDFYILNHSMQDICEKFGYTNTDNAKTQKYKCLQRLKKIFFSTD; from the coding sequence GTGAGTAAATTCAGTAAATCAGTCCTGCTAGAAAATGATGAGCAAATCATTGAAGGCATCAAAGACGGCAACAGCTTGGCGATAGATGCTATCTATAAGCGTTACTATCCGTCTATAAGCCATATGATCTTGCAAAATAATGGAAGGGAGGATGAAGCGAAAGATATCTTTCAAGAAGCTGTGATTGTGCTCTACGATAAAGTTTCCAAAGGGAACTTTGAGCTCAGCAGCAAACTTAAAACATATCTCTACTCGATTTGCAGAAGGCTTTGGCTTAAGCAACTCAATCGTGCTGGTTTTGGCAATAGTGACATTCGCGGTTATGAAGATTCCTTATTTGAGGAAGAAGATCTACAACAGCATCAAGAACTTGAAAAAAAGTTTGACCAAATGGAGCTTGCCTTAGAGAAAATGGGAGAACCCTGTAAGACAATCTTACACGATTTCTACATCTTAAACCATTCGATGCAGGATATCTGTGAAAAATTTGGTTATACCAATACAGATAATGCCAAGACTCAGAAGTATAAATGCCTGCAACGGCTGAAAAAAATATTTTTTTCAACAGATTAA